The Desulfovibrio desulfuricans DSM 642 genome includes a window with the following:
- the ilvB gene encoding biosynthetic-type acetolactate synthase large subunit, with protein MECTGAQILLESMKREGVDVLFGYPGGAVIDIYDELPRHPELRHVLVRHEQGAVHAADGYARASGKTGVCLVTSGPGATNTVTGIATAYSDSIPLVVFTGQVPTQLIGNDAFQEVDIVGITRPCTKHNFLVKDITKLALTIRQAFYLARSGRPGPVLVDLPKDVMQKRAEFVWPEDVYMRSYNPTYKPNLNQLRRSVEELAKAERPVILAGGGVILSNGAEALTSLARKLNIPVTCTLMGLGAFPATDPLWLGMVGMHGTYAANLAINNCDVLMCVGARFDDRVTGRLAAFAPKARIVHIDIDPTSIRKNVEVHVPVVGDCRLALEGIAEICEAKLENKDWAGEHAAWIAAVAEWKASKPLCYQCNGNIKPQSVIEALYDITGGDAIIATEVGQHQMWVAQFYSFTKPRTLLTSGGLGTMGYGFPASVGAQFAFPDKKVIAVAGDASLQMNIQELATVVANKLPIKVVILNNRYLGMVRQWQELFYNNNYSSTNMEAQPDFVKLAEAYGAEGYRIEKAEDMRAVLEKALASPNPAFIDVVVEREENVYPIVPAGAALDEMLLV; from the coding sequence ATGGAATGTACTGGTGCGCAGATTCTCCTTGAGTCCATGAAGCGAGAGGGCGTGGATGTGCTGTTCGGTTATCCGGGCGGTGCGGTCATTGATATTTATGATGAACTACCGCGACATCCCGAGCTACGCCATGTGCTGGTACGGCACGAGCAAGGAGCTGTGCACGCGGCTGACGGCTATGCCCGTGCCTCGGGCAAGACCGGCGTATGCCTGGTCACCTCGGGGCCTGGAGCTACCAATACGGTCACGGGCATAGCCACAGCCTACTCCGATTCCATTCCTCTGGTGGTGTTTACCGGGCAGGTGCCCACCCAGCTGATCGGCAACGATGCCTTTCAGGAAGTGGATATCGTGGGCATTACCCGGCCCTGCACCAAGCATAATTTTCTGGTCAAGGATATCACCAAGCTGGCCTTGACCATCCGTCAGGCCTTTTACCTCGCGCGTTCGGGCCGCCCCGGCCCGGTGCTGGTGGATCTGCCCAAGGACGTCATGCAGAAGCGGGCGGAATTTGTCTGGCCTGAAGACGTCTACATGCGTAGCTACAACCCCACCTACAAGCCCAACCTGAACCAGTTGCGCCGCTCGGTGGAAGAGCTGGCAAAGGCCGAGCGCCCGGTGATTCTTGCGGGCGGCGGGGTTATTCTGTCCAATGGGGCAGAGGCTCTAACGAGCCTTGCGCGCAAGCTGAACATTCCCGTAACCTGCACCCTCATGGGGCTTGGGGCTTTCCCGGCCACCGACCCCCTGTGGCTGGGCATGGTGGGCATGCACGGCACCTACGCGGCCAACCTTGCCATCAACAACTGCGATGTGCTGATGTGCGTGGGCGCGCGGTTTGACGACCGCGTTACCGGCAGGCTGGCGGCCTTTGCCCCCAAGGCCCGCATTGTGCATATCGACATTGACCCCACATCCATTCGCAAGAATGTGGAGGTGCATGTTCCTGTGGTGGGTGATTGCCGTCTGGCGCTGGAGGGCATTGCAGAAATCTGCGAGGCCAAGCTGGAAAACAAGGACTGGGCTGGTGAACATGCCGCCTGGATTGCCGCCGTGGCCGAGTGGAAGGCGAGCAAACCCCTGTGCTACCAGTGCAACGGCAATATCAAGCCGCAGTCGGTCATTGAGGCCCTTTACGACATCACCGGCGGCGATGCCATCATCGCCACCGAGGTGGGCCAGCACCAGATGTGGGTGGCCCAGTTCTATTCGTTCACTAAGCCGCGCACCCTGCTGACCAGCGGGGGCCTCGGCACCATGGGCTACGGCTTTCCCGCTTCGGTGGGGGCGCAGTTTGCCTTTCCGGATAAAAAGGTCATTGCCGTGGCAGGCGATGCCTCGCTGCAGATGAACATTCAGGAACTGGCAACCGTGGTGGCCAACAAGCTGCCCATCAAGGTCGTCATTCTGAACAACCGCTATCTGGGCATGGTGCGGCAGTGGCAGGAGCTCTTTTACAACAACAACTACAGTTCCACCAACATGGAAGCCCAGCCCGACTTTGTGAAACTGGCCGAGGCCTACGGGGCCGAAGGCTATCGCATTGAAAAGGCTGAAGACATGCGGGCCGTGCTTGAAAAGGCCCTTGCTTCGCCCAACCCTGCCTTCATTGACGTGGTGGTAGAGCGCGAAGAAAACGTGTACCCCATCGTGCCCGCCGGTGCGGCGCTTGATGAAATGTTGCTGGTGTAA
- the ilvN gene encoding acetolactate synthase small subunit has product MQRHVLSVLVENEPGVLSRVAGLFSGRGFNIHSLNVAPALEEGVSHMTITTDGDSLILEQIMKQLHKIVSVIKVVDFADIPAVAREMIFVKVQAEGPMRGEILRTVEIFRCKVVDVSPNEMTIEATGDQNKLDAIISLLQRFGIKELARTGAVAMRRSKKTD; this is encoded by the coding sequence ATGCAACGACATGTGCTTTCCGTGCTGGTGGAAAACGAACCCGGCGTGCTTTCCCGCGTGGCTGGCCTGTTCAGCGGGCGCGGCTTCAATATTCATTCGCTCAATGTGGCCCCGGCCCTGGAAGAGGGCGTTTCGCACATGACCATCACCACCGATGGCGACAGTCTTATTCTGGAGCAGATCATGAAGCAGCTCCACAAGATTGTTTCGGTCATCAAGGTGGTGGATTTTGCGGATATTCCCGCTGTGGCGCGTGAAATGATCTTTGTCAAAGTGCAGGCAGAAGGCCCCATGCGGGGCGAAATTCTGCGAACTGTTGAAATATTCCGCTGCAAGGTGGTTGATGTAAGCCCCAATGAGATGACCATTGAGGCCACTGGCGACCAGAACAAGCTGGACGCCATCATCAGCCTGCTGCAACGGTTTGGAATCAAGGAACTGGCGCGCACAGGCGCAGTTGCCATGCGTCGTTCCAAGAAAACGGATTAG
- the ilvC gene encoding ketol-acid reductoisomerase, with amino-acid sequence MKVYYDQDADLNCLKNKTVAIIGYGSQGHAHAQNLRDSGVKVVVGQRPGGANYELAKEHGFTPVSAAEAAAQADLIMILLPDEVQAAVYENDVKPHLTKGKALLFAHGFNIHFSQIQPPKDVDVFLIAPKGPGHLVRRTFTEGGGVPCLVAIHQDATGEALKIALAYAKGIGGARSGVIETSFREETETDLFGEQAVLCGGVSALIKAGFETLVEAGYQPEMAYFECMHEMKLIVDLMYEGGLSRMRYSISNTAEYGDYVTGPRLITETVKKEMKGVLKDIQSGVFARNFILEARAKYPMFLTTRRNESEHQIEKVGKELRGMMSWLKKDKKD; translated from the coding sequence ATGAAAGTTTATTACGATCAGGATGCAGACCTTAATTGTTTGAAAAACAAGACCGTGGCCATCATCGGTTATGGCAGTCAGGGCCATGCCCATGCCCAGAATCTGCGTGATTCCGGCGTCAAGGTTGTGGTGGGTCAGCGCCCCGGCGGCGCCAACTACGAGTTGGCCAAGGAACACGGCTTTACCCCCGTGTCTGCTGCCGAGGCTGCCGCTCAGGCCGACCTGATCATGATTCTGCTGCCTGACGAAGTGCAGGCCGCCGTGTACGAAAACGACGTGAAGCCCCACCTGACCAAGGGCAAGGCCCTGTTGTTCGCCCACGGCTTCAACATCCACTTCAGCCAGATCCAGCCGCCCAAGGATGTGGACGTGTTCCTCATCGCCCCCAAGGGCCCCGGCCATCTGGTGCGCCGCACCTTCACCGAAGGCGGCGGCGTGCCCTGCCTCGTGGCCATTCATCAGGACGCCACCGGCGAAGCCCTCAAGATTGCCCTGGCCTATGCCAAGGGCATCGGCGGCGCCCGCTCCGGCGTTATTGAAACCAGCTTCCGTGAAGAAACGGAAACCGACCTCTTCGGCGAGCAGGCCGTGCTTTGCGGCGGCGTTTCCGCCCTGATCAAGGCCGGTTTTGAAACCCTGGTGGAAGCCGGTTATCAGCCCGAAATGGCTTACTTTGAATGCATGCACGAAATGAAGCTCATCGTTGACCTCATGTACGAGGGCGGCCTTTCCCGCATGCGTTACTCCATCAGCAACACCGCTGAATACGGCGACTACGTCACCGGCCCCCGCCTGATCACCGAAACGGTGAAAAAGGAAATGAAGGGCGTGCTCAAGGACATCCAGAGCGGCGTGTTCGCGCGCAACTTCATTCTTGAAGCCCGCGCCAAGTACCCCATGTTCCTCACCACCCGCCGCAACGAATCTGAACACCAGATCGAAAAGGTGGGCAAGGAACTGCGCGGCATGATGTCCTGGCTCAAGAAGGACAAGAAAGACTAG
- a CDS encoding methyl-accepting chemotaxis protein, whose amino-acid sequence MLRNFSISQRIIFFVIIMIALIISIAGLSVRMTEGVIADGTALAKEMLLDSQRARIKDITHSQALGLAAMTQGQPEAEQLRTIAQYVDSARFEDDSSGYFYVYKGTVSAAHPLQKQLIGKDLASTADSRGVHYVSELYRAAQRGGGFVDFVFPKPGSGDVFKLGYAEAIAGTPFWIGTGVYIDNVDKAESHLITTMRSILHSKLAIYGGGFLAVLLLVVCPLSYVMVVSITRPLAGITRHARAVAQGNLDEEFETTGRDEVATLQQALSAMVVKLKEFIGQAEEQSRLAGKAASEAHQAQAEALEAELKAKDKTAAMLQAAERLEQVAQAVSTASTQLSAQIEQSDKGAVHSAQMLAEAATAMNQMNASVQEVALSAATASEAASQTRDRALSGAGIVEKAVQSIGHVHEVSLRLRDGMAELNDHSQAITRIMGVISDIADQTNLLALNAAIEAARAGDAGRGFAVVADEVRKLAEKTLASTQDVGNAIKAIQESTAKNVSDMDSAVGQVEQATDFANQSGKALEEIVATVEATASQVNAIAEASGQQSAASEEINHSIDDATQVAHQTAEAMDEAQKAVADLAVQARGLAELIVDMKN is encoded by the coding sequence GTGCTCAGAAATTTCAGCATCAGTCAGCGGATTATCTTTTTTGTCATCATCATGATCGCCCTGATTATTTCCATCGCGGGCCTGTCCGTGCGCATGACGGAAGGCGTCATTGCTGACGGCACGGCACTTGCCAAGGAAATGCTGCTCGACTCCCAAAGGGCGCGCATCAAGGATATCACGCACTCCCAGGCGCTTGGTCTGGCGGCCATGACGCAAGGCCAGCCCGAGGCCGAGCAGTTGCGCACCATCGCGCAGTATGTGGACAGCGCCCGGTTTGAGGATGACAGCTCCGGGTATTTTTATGTGTACAAGGGCACGGTCAGTGCTGCCCACCCCTTGCAGAAGCAGCTGATCGGCAAGGATCTGGCTTCAACCGCCGATAGCAGGGGCGTTCACTATGTCAGTGAACTGTACAGGGCCGCGCAGCGCGGCGGCGGCTTTGTGGATTTTGTGTTTCCTAAGCCCGGCTCTGGCGACGTGTTCAAGCTGGGCTATGCGGAAGCTATCGCGGGCACGCCCTTCTGGATTGGCACGGGCGTGTATATCGACAATGTGGACAAGGCCGAAAGCCACCTCATCACCACCATGCGCTCCATCCTGCACAGCAAGCTGGCGATCTATGGCGGTGGTTTTCTGGCGGTTCTGTTGCTGGTGGTCTGCCCGCTTTCCTATGTCATGGTCGTGTCCATAACCCGGCCCCTGGCGGGGATAACCCGGCATGCCCGCGCCGTGGCGCAGGGCAACCTTGATGAAGAATTTGAAACAACAGGGCGCGATGAAGTGGCGACCCTGCAACAGGCCTTGAGCGCAATGGTTGTGAAGCTCAAGGAATTTATCGGTCAGGCCGAGGAGCAGAGCCGTCTTGCTGGCAAGGCCGCCAGTGAAGCCCATCAGGCGCAGGCGGAGGCTCTTGAAGCCGAGCTTAAGGCAAAGGACAAAACCGCTGCCATGCTCCAGGCTGCGGAAAGGCTGGAGCAGGTTGCCCAGGCTGTGAGCACTGCCTCAACCCAGCTTTCGGCCCAGATAGAGCAGTCGGACAAAGGGGCAGTGCATTCTGCCCAGATGCTTGCAGAGGCCGCAACAGCCATGAACCAGATGAACGCCAGCGTGCAGGAGGTGGCGCTCAGCGCCGCAACCGCATCTGAGGCGGCCAGCCAGACACGTGACCGCGCACTGAGTGGAGCGGGCATTGTGGAAAAGGCCGTGCAGAGCATTGGTCATGTTCACGAAGTCTCGTTGCGGCTCAGGGATGGTATGGCCGAGCTTAACGACCATTCACAGGCCATTACGCGCATCATGGGCGTTATTTCCGATATCGCGGATCAAACCAACCTGCTTGCGCTCAATGCCGCCATTGAAGCTGCCCGGGCGGGCGACGCCGGGCGCGGCTTTGCCGTGGTGGCTGATGAAGTGCGCAAACTGGCAGAAAAAACCCTTGCCTCAACCCAGGATGTGGGCAACGCCATCAAGGCCATTCAGGAAAGCACGGCCAAGAACGTTTCGGATATGGACAGTGCTGTGGGGCAGGTGGAGCAGGCCACGGATTTTGCCAATCAGTCGGGCAAGGCTCTGGAAGAAATCGTGGCTACGGTGGAAGCCACCGCCAGCCAGGTTAACGCCATTGCCGAGGCCAGCGGGCAGCAGTCTGCCGCCAGCGAAGAAATCAACCATTCAATTGACGACGCCACCCAGGTTGCGCACCAGACGGCGGAAGCCATGGACGAAGCCCAAAAGGCCGTTGCTGATCTGGCAGTTCAGGCCAGGGGGCTGGCCGAGCTGATTGTGGACATGAAAAACTAG
- a CDS encoding PLP-dependent aminotransferase family protein yields the protein MISTGKDGSGPLYLQIYSQLKQDIACGALAEGTVLTGSRMLASMLGVSRNTVDNAYSQLVAEGYIAARRGVGFVVQHVPSIDAPATPSGHAAQQAALHPAQPEIYAQRQTLTHGQLLAYDLTNSSHTVDLFPKSLWKKYTFECLEMLEREEKISALQTMQGESYLRKNLLAYLKRIRGVNCTEDQIVITCGLQQSLEYLCKIAAQRGQKILMEEPGFNKAAAVFRNNHLPIETVPVDDNGLKVADLPNRPQAFAIYTTPSHQFPTGVTLPIGRRHALLRWAQSNNVYVLEDDFDSEMRYYSKPIPSLQSIDTEARVIYLGTFSKGISPSIRMGYMILPPQLAAAFHEMFDEYNSTVPVLNQYIIGRLLETGQYDRHIRRLSHVFKNRLELFIQEFSRLGSGLRITGNGTGQYFLLRFSAGTDQNLLIKKALEQGVRVYPTMQFWQDKAECPPDTLFLGFGKIRLEDIPDCVTRLKAAWAEWLH from the coding sequence ATGATCAGCACGGGCAAGGACGGCTCCGGGCCGCTGTATTTGCAGATATACAGCCAGTTGAAGCAGGATATTGCCTGCGGCGCGCTTGCAGAAGGCACGGTTCTGACCGGCAGCAGGATGCTGGCATCCATGCTGGGGGTCAGCCGCAATACTGTGGACAATGCCTATAGTCAACTGGTGGCGGAGGGTTACATAGCCGCCCGCAGGGGTGTGGGCTTTGTGGTGCAGCATGTTCCCAGCATTGACGCTCCAGCCACGCCATCCGGCCACGCCGCGCAGCAAGCCGCGCTGCACCCCGCACAGCCAGAAATATATGCGCAAAGACAGACGCTGACGCACGGGCAGCTTCTGGCCTACGACCTGACAAACAGCAGCCACACGGTTGATCTTTTCCCCAAAAGCCTTTGGAAAAAATACACCTTTGAATGCCTTGAGATGTTGGAGAGAGAAGAAAAAATTTCTGCCTTGCAGACCATGCAGGGCGAATCCTACCTGCGCAAAAACCTGCTGGCCTACCTCAAACGCATTCGCGGAGTGAACTGCACGGAAGACCAGATCGTCATAACCTGCGGTTTGCAGCAGTCCTTGGAATATCTGTGCAAAATAGCAGCCCAGCGCGGGCAGAAAATCCTGATGGAAGAACCCGGCTTCAACAAGGCAGCCGCCGTGTTCCGCAACAACCACCTGCCCATTGAGACCGTGCCAGTGGACGATAACGGCCTGAAAGTGGCCGACCTGCCCAACCGGCCGCAAGCCTTTGCCATCTACACCACGCCGTCCCACCAGTTCCCCACGGGGGTCACGCTCCCCATCGGGCGCAGGCATGCTCTGCTGCGATGGGCGCAGAGCAACAACGTCTATGTGCTTGAAGACGACTTTGACAGTGAGATGCGCTACTATTCCAAGCCCATACCTTCACTGCAATCCATAGATACGGAAGCACGGGTCATCTACCTTGGCACATTTTCCAAAGGCATATCCCCTTCCATCCGTATGGGATACATGATCCTGCCGCCGCAGCTTGCCGCCGCCTTTCACGAAATGTTTGACGAATACAACAGCACCGTCCCCGTACTGAACCAGTACATCATTGGCCGCTTGCTCGAAACCGGCCAGTACGACAGACACATCCGCCGTCTGAGCCATGTGTTCAAAAACCGCCTTGAGCTGTTCATCCAGGAATTTTCCCGTCTGGGATCGGGGCTGCGCATTACAGGCAACGGCACTGGCCAGTATTTTCTTTTGCGCTTTTCTGCCGGAACAGACCAGAATCTGCTTATAAAAAAAGCCCTGGAGCAGGGGGTGCGTGTCTACCCTACCATGCAGTTCTGGCAGGACAAGGCCGAATGCCCGCCGGACACGCTGTTCCTGGGATTTGGCAAAATTCGTCTTGAAGACATACCAGATTGCGTGACGCGGCTTAAGGCCGCCTGGGCGGAATGGCTGCACTGA
- a CDS encoding DMT family transporter — translation MSTQGNTAPQGGMRRGNGTKYVLLAVLAVAFLATGGIFVRQSGLSPINTGMYRMLFSIPLLWPLAYGRLGRLSGRDVVLLLLSGLFLAGDVALWNTAFSYTTVANANLLTNLTPFTVIPVSYFLFHERLPRLFIPGAAVTLAGVVLLVGGKASPVPGNYFGDFLALAAAFFYAGFLLIAYRLRDRMESSVIMLGSAVGGLVGLFFASWAVEGLQVPRSWDDLWPILALTLCVQVIGHNMLTHCQGKLSVNLSAVICLCQPAIAAVYSWAIFSEKLSGLEVLGIAVVLVGVYIVKKQYSPSRDKAVGAGQKAAGWLPPVIARWLGRRCKPAVAEEP, via the coding sequence ATGTCCACGCAAGGCAATACTGCGCCGCAGGGCGGAATGCGGCGGGGGAACGGTACAAAATATGTTCTGCTGGCGGTGCTGGCCGTGGCCTTTTTGGCCACCGGGGGCATATTTGTGCGACAGAGCGGCCTGTCGCCCATAAATACGGGGATGTACCGTATGCTGTTTTCCATCCCGCTGCTCTGGCCGCTGGCCTATGGCAGGCTTGGGCGGCTCAGCGGCAGGGATGTTGTCCTGCTGCTGTTATCCGGCCTGTTTCTGGCGGGCGATGTGGCCCTGTGGAACACAGCATTCAGCTACACAACTGTTGCCAATGCCAACCTGCTCACCAACCTGACGCCGTTCACGGTTATTCCGGTTTCGTATTTTCTGTTTCACGAGCGGCTGCCAAGGCTGTTCATTCCCGGCGCGGCTGTTACCCTTGCCGGGGTGGTGCTTCTGGTGGGGGGCAAGGCCAGCCCTGTGCCGGGCAACTATTTTGGTGATTTTCTGGCACTGGCCGCGGCCTTTTTTTACGCGGGATTTCTGCTTATTGCCTACCGCCTGCGCGACAGGATGGAGAGCAGCGTCATCATGCTTGGCAGTGCTGTTGGCGGGCTTGTGGGCCTGTTTTTTGCCTCGTGGGCTGTGGAGGGTTTGCAGGTTCCGCGAAGCTGGGACGATCTGTGGCCCATACTGGCTCTTACGCTCTGCGTGCAGGTGATTGGGCATAACATGCTCACGCATTGCCAGGGCAAGCTCAGCGTCAACCTTTCTGCGGTGATCTGCCTTTGCCAGCCTGCCATTGCCGCGGTGTACTCGTGGGCCATATTTTCAGAGAAATTGTCGGGTTTGGAAGTTCTGGGTATAGCGGTGGTGCTGGTGGGCGTCTATATTGTCAAAAAGCAGTACTCGCCAAGCAGGGATAAAGCTGTCGGGGCCGGGCAAAAGGCCGCTGGCTGGCTGCCCCCTGTGATCGCCCGCTGGCTGGGCAGGCGGTGCAAGCCTGCCGTGGCGGAAGAGCCGTAG
- a CDS encoding HAMP domain-containing methyl-accepting chemotaxis protein, whose amino-acid sequence MRLIVKLGLSFFFITLVLLAMSGMSIKNISAMNKRFIEIDTSLLPSLIELQEMHLKFWIIRSDVLALISQTSPAEIERYSSNITSTMDSIRENHDRYFAIVGESEDQHHVAAKELIEKIDAISRKLNTVRKEILAFVQCEERGEAINIFEKKYTPLFNSLEPLYEELMALTKSDSKHVSAEAVATGESAVKGAYALSAAAVFFSIIVSLVLSRSIKHQLGKDPGELQAVASRVAAGDYDIHDANNDSVGVYASIVAMVQALKTHIESAQRESLAAREQSAKATEALRQTEAANIEAQSKGEALRMAAARLQEVARVVSAATARLAAQIEQSDKGAQETSARLGEAASAMQQMNATVQEVARNASVASQASTETRAKAENGSEIVKRSLRSIDQVHQASMTLKDDMAQLHGHTQNINRIMGVISDIADQTNLLALNAAIEAARAGDAGRGFAVVADEVRKLAEKTMASTHDVANAIEAIQSSATQSMDSVDKAARQIEQANTYASQSGAALTDIVATVEGTADQVNAIAAASEQQSAASDEVSRAITQISEMSRQTSAAMREAADAVAELAGQTQNLMNLMSSMQQ is encoded by the coding sequence ATGCGACTGATTGTAAAACTTGGATTATCATTCTTTTTCATTACACTTGTTCTGCTTGCGATGAGTGGCATGTCGATCAAAAACATTTCTGCAATGAATAAAAGATTCATTGAAATAGATACATCGTTACTCCCATCGCTCATAGAACTTCAGGAAATGCATCTGAAATTCTGGATTATCCGCTCTGACGTATTGGCGCTTATTTCACAAACATCGCCAGCAGAGATCGAACGCTATTCCTCCAACATCACCAGCACGATGGATTCCATCAGGGAAAATCACGACAGATATTTTGCCATTGTGGGGGAATCAGAAGATCAGCACCATGTTGCGGCAAAGGAACTGATAGAAAAAATTGATGCAATTTCACGCAAGCTCAACACAGTACGTAAAGAAATCCTTGCATTTGTACAATGTGAAGAACGTGGAGAGGCAATAAATATATTTGAAAAAAAATACACACCGCTATTTAACAGCCTTGAACCACTCTATGAAGAGCTGATGGCACTTACCAAGTCAGACAGTAAACATGTGTCTGCCGAGGCCGTAGCTACAGGCGAAAGCGCAGTTAAAGGCGCATATGCGCTCAGTGCTGCCGCTGTATTTTTCAGCATCATCGTTTCTCTTGTACTTTCGCGTTCCATAAAGCATCAACTTGGCAAAGACCCCGGCGAACTCCAGGCTGTGGCAAGCCGTGTTGCTGCCGGAGACTACGACATTCATGACGCAAATAACGACAGCGTTGGCGTGTACGCTTCAATAGTCGCCATGGTACAGGCGCTGAAAACCCACATTGAAAGCGCCCAGCGCGAATCGCTGGCGGCGCGGGAGCAGTCAGCCAAGGCAACAGAAGCCCTGCGCCAGACGGAAGCCGCCAATATCGAGGCCCAAAGCAAAGGCGAAGCCCTGCGGATGGCCGCCGCCAGACTTCAGGAGGTGGCCCGGGTAGTGAGCGCGGCCACCGCGCGCCTGGCCGCGCAGATTGAACAGTCAGATAAAGGCGCGCAAGAGACATCGGCCCGACTGGGCGAGGCAGCCTCTGCCATGCAGCAGATGAATGCCACAGTGCAGGAAGTGGCGCGCAACGCGTCCGTTGCCTCGCAGGCCTCCACAGAAACCCGCGCCAAGGCGGAAAACGGCTCAGAAATCGTCAAACGCTCGCTGCGCAGCATCGATCAGGTGCATCAGGCGTCCATGACGCTCAAGGACGACATGGCCCAACTGCACGGGCATACGCAAAACATCAACCGCATCATGGGCGTTATTTCAGACATAGCCGACCAGACCAACCTGCTTGCCCTCAACGCCGCCATCGAAGCTGCCCGAGCTGGCGACGCCGGGCGCGGCTTTGCCGTGGTGGCGGATGAAGTGCGCAAACTGGCGGAAAAAACAATGGCCTCCACCCATGACGTTGCCAATGCCATTGAGGCTATCCAGTCCAGCGCTACCCAGAGCATGGATTCTGTGGACAAGGCCGCAAGGCAGATTGAACAAGCCAATACCTACGCCAGCCAGTCTGGTGCGGCCCTGACCGATATTGTGGCCACGGTTGAGGGCACGGCGGATCAGGTCAATGCCATTGCCGCCGCAAGCGAGCAGCAGTCTGCCGCCAGCGATGAAGTAAGCCGCGCCATAACCCAGATAAGCGAAATGTCGCGCCAGACCTCTGCCGCCATGCGCGAAGCGGCGGATGCCGTGGCCGAACTGGCAGGGCAGACCCAAAATCTTATGAATCTCATGTCCAGCATGCAGCAATAG